The following are encoded together in the Robertmurraya sp. FSL R5-0851 genome:
- a CDS encoding gamma-type small acid-soluble spore protein — MDHKEYTEVGTDINEVKKKNAESGLSYNEVKALLAQTGGKDTSQYSDTDVEEIRSRIHGQDIQS, encoded by the coding sequence ATGGATCACAAGGAATATACAGAAGTTGGAACGGATATTAATGAGGTCAAAAAGAAAAATGCGGAATCTGGCTTGTCTTATAATGAAGTAAAAGCGTTACTGGCTCAAACAGGCGGCAAAGACACTAGTCAATACAGTGATACAGATGTAGAGGAAATTAGAAGTAGAATCCATGGACAAGACATCCAATCTTAG
- a CDS encoding antibiotic biosynthesis monooxygenase family protein — MSAIMKTPEPPYYAVIFSSQRTNADNGYGVMATKMVELASKQPGFLGVESARDEQLGITVSYWDSIDAIHAWKEHSAHIIAQEKGKSEWYQSFSLRVCKVERQSFFEM, encoded by the coding sequence ATGAGTGCAATAATGAAAACACCGGAACCACCTTATTACGCGGTGATTTTTTCCTCGCAAAGAACGAATGCGGACAATGGATACGGAGTAATGGCCACTAAAATGGTTGAATTAGCCTCCAAACAGCCAGGATTTCTAGGGGTAGAAAGTGCCCGAGATGAACAATTGGGAATTACGGTTTCTTACTGGGACTCCATAGATGCGATCCATGCGTGGAAAGAGCATTCCGCACACATCATCGCCCAGGAAAAGGGGAAATCCGAATGGTATCAGTCTTTCTCTTTAAGAGTGTGCAAAGTTGAAAGACAAAGTTTTTTTGAAATGTAA
- a CDS encoding ZIP family metal transporter: MSMSLLPIIVSSLCTGLGALPILLVRDVSHKGKDMLLASTAGIMVAASAYGLIPNAIQLSNVMVLVVGILFGTLVLTLLESMIPHVDLNHSEQSSRKKRVVLLFLVAMCLHNLPEGLSVGISNASENYEVGSLVSFAIGLQNVPDGFLVALFLLSQNVSVIRSILLATLTGVIEMSAGLIGVLLGGTFEPLIPYGLAFAAGSMLFVVYKELIPESHGDGNERASTWAFIFGFVSMVLLTEVFR, translated from the coding sequence TTGTCCATGTCCTTACTCCCAATTATTGTCTCATCATTATGTACCGGTTTAGGCGCCTTGCCTATTTTACTCGTAAGAGATGTTTCTCATAAAGGAAAAGATATGTTATTAGCTTCCACAGCGGGAATCATGGTCGCTGCATCTGCCTACGGGTTAATTCCAAATGCTATTCAGCTATCAAATGTAATGGTTTTGGTGGTTGGAATCTTATTTGGAACACTCGTTCTAACCTTGTTGGAAAGTATGATTCCGCATGTTGACCTCAACCATTCGGAGCAATCCTCAAGAAAAAAGAGAGTGGTTTTATTGTTTCTTGTAGCTATGTGTCTTCATAATCTACCAGAAGGATTATCGGTAGGGATCAGTAATGCAAGTGAAAACTATGAGGTTGGTTCGCTTGTGTCGTTTGCCATAGGGTTACAGAATGTCCCAGACGGATTTTTGGTTGCATTGTTTTTATTGAGTCAAAATGTAAGTGTGATACGTTCTATTTTACTTGCAACTTTAACTGGAGTTATTGAAATGTCTGCAGGTTTAATAGGCGTACTCTTGGGGGGGACATTTGAGCCGTTGATTCCTTATGGACTAGCATTTGCAGCTGGTTCCATGCTATTTGTGGTTTATAAGGAACTAATTCCAGAAAGCCATGGAGACGGAAACGAAAGGGCATCCACCTGGGCATTTATCTTTGGGTTTGTGTCTATGGTACTCTTGACAGAGGTTTTTCGATAA
- a CDS encoding potassium/proton antiporter produces MINIDYSILLGSLLLIIGIITTKFSSRLGMPALILFLAVGMIVGSDGLGIIYFDNATYAQLIGVLALIIILFEGGLQTRWTTVKSVLKPSLSLATIGVLITTSVVAVVVNLLFDLPWLEAFLIGSIVGSTDAAAVFAVLKGQNINPKLGSTLEAESGTNDPMAMFLTLMFIQLLTIEETNVFLLILSFFWQMGMGLLIGVIFGKLATMAINRINLDSSGLYPIFAVAFALLTYSFTALAHASGLLAVYVAALVIGNSDLTYKTSIFRFNEGFAWMMQILMFILLGLLVFPSQLFTSDVMIKGILISVALIFVARPIAVYLSTIKMDFNHKEKIFVSWAGLRGAVPIVLATFPMLAGIADSQTIFNVVFFVVFTSALIQGSTILLLAEKLGLTGPKKSTPAHSLELVSIGKANAEIIEYEIHKEDLLVNKKIVDILFPENVLINAIIRSDKLLTPRGDTCLLEGDILYILTPRSSIGKLKEMFKDHEF; encoded by the coding sequence ATGATTAATATTGATTACTCGATTTTACTAGGTTCGTTACTTCTGATTATAGGAATCATCACGACCAAATTCTCAAGTCGACTTGGCATGCCAGCTCTTATTCTCTTTTTAGCCGTAGGGATGATTGTTGGAAGTGATGGGTTAGGAATCATCTATTTCGATAATGCCACATACGCACAGTTAATTGGTGTACTAGCACTGATTATCATTTTGTTTGAGGGTGGGTTGCAGACAAGATGGACAACAGTAAAATCGGTATTGAAGCCATCGTTATCTCTTGCAACCATAGGAGTATTAATTACGACTTCCGTGGTAGCTGTTGTTGTTAATTTATTATTTGATTTACCTTGGCTTGAAGCATTTTTAATTGGGTCTATCGTAGGTTCTACCGATGCGGCTGCTGTCTTTGCTGTATTAAAGGGGCAGAACATTAACCCTAAACTTGGATCAACTCTAGAAGCTGAATCTGGTACGAACGATCCTATGGCCATGTTCTTAACATTAATGTTTATTCAATTGCTGACGATTGAGGAAACGAACGTGTTCCTACTTATCCTATCTTTCTTTTGGCAGATGGGAATGGGATTACTTATTGGGGTCATCTTTGGGAAACTAGCAACCATGGCAATTAATCGTATTAATCTAGATTCTAGTGGACTTTATCCCATTTTTGCAGTAGCTTTTGCCTTACTAACCTATAGTTTCACAGCGTTGGCACATGCAAGTGGATTGTTAGCCGTATACGTGGCAGCCCTTGTTATAGGAAATTCTGACTTAACCTATAAAACGTCCATTTTCCGATTCAATGAAGGGTTTGCCTGGATGATGCAGATCTTAATGTTTATCCTTCTAGGATTGTTGGTTTTCCCATCTCAGCTTTTTACTTCTGATGTGATGATAAAAGGTATCCTTATTTCAGTAGCTTTAATCTTTGTTGCACGTCCGATCGCAGTTTACCTCTCAACGATAAAGATGGATTTTAACCATAAAGAAAAGATCTTTGTCTCTTGGGCAGGATTACGCGGAGCGGTGCCGATCGTTTTGGCAACATTCCCTATGCTTGCGGGAATTGCCGATAGTCAGACGATCTTTAATGTCGTTTTCTTCGTCGTTTTTACATCTGCTTTGATTCAAGGGTCAACCATTCTTTTACTCGCTGAGAAACTAGGGCTAACGGGACCAAAGAAATCCACCCCTGCACACTCATTGGAACTTGTCTCTATCGGAAAAGCCAATGCTGAAATCATCGAGTACGAAATCCATAAAGAAGATCTGTTAGTGAACAAAAAAATCGTAGACATTTTATTTCCAGAAAATGTCCTAATCAACGCCATCATTCGCTCGGATAAATTGCTCACACCAAGAGGGGATACTTGTTTGCTTGAAGGTGATATTCTATACATCCTCACACCAAGGAGCAGCATCGGGAAGTTAAAAGAGATGTTTAAGGACCATGAGTTTTAA
- a CDS encoding tyrosine-type recombinase/integrase, translating to MEYVDAIRDTTKIKALKKHLKDQSARDYLLFVLGINTGLKISEILTIKWCDILNENGSTKNFMEREEQEIPIYVNSKVKYAISLYLSSISYLYSDYVFKSSKTNDPITRQQAYRIINKAAKHVGIEGNIGTHSMRKTFGYHAYKKGIAIALLQKIFHHTSSSETLKYLGIKKEEEIKTEIDVNL from the coding sequence ATGGAATATGTAGATGCGATTCGTGATACGACAAAAATAAAAGCTCTTAAAAAGCATCTAAAAGACCAGTCGGCTAGAGATTATTTATTATTTGTTCTTGGAATAAATACAGGCTTGAAAATTAGTGAAATATTGACCATCAAGTGGTGTGACATCCTTAACGAAAATGGTAGTACTAAGAATTTCATGGAGCGAGAAGAGCAGGAAATCCCCATTTATGTGAATTCAAAGGTGAAATACGCTATATCTCTTTATCTTTCCTCAATTTCCTATCTTTATAGTGATTATGTTTTTAAATCCTCTAAAACGAATGACCCCATTACGAGACAACAGGCGTATCGAATCATCAACAAAGCGGCAAAACATGTGGGGATTGAAGGGAATATTGGAACACACTCCATGAGAAAAACCTTTGGTTATCACGCCTACAAAAAAGGAATCGCCATTGCACTTCTACAAAAGATTTTTCACCATACATCCTCTTCTGAGACATTAAAATATTTAGGAATCAAAAAGGAGGAAGAAATCAAAACAGAAATCGATGTGAATTTATAA
- a CDS encoding SOS response-associated peptidase, giving the protein MCGRFSLTEEIYNLKRQFEFEFFEEIGPRYNIAPSQMVLAIGQNKGGRKGAYLKWGLVPYWADDPKIGYKMINARSEGIDEKPSFKQPFKQRRCLILSDGFYEWKKNGKEKQPYRFVMKDHKPFALAGLYDVWKKEGQSPIVTCTIITTTPNEVTEDVHDRMPVILKKEDYDTWLDPNNQDTTMLKSLLRPYPAHEMVKYEISPLVNSPKNEVPEILQPMNSQ; this is encoded by the coding sequence ATGTGTGGAAGATTTTCCTTAACCGAAGAAATATATAATTTAAAGAGGCAGTTTGAATTTGAATTCTTTGAGGAAATTGGACCAAGGTATAATATAGCTCCCAGTCAAATGGTGCTTGCGATCGGTCAAAACAAAGGGGGACGAAAAGGAGCGTATTTGAAATGGGGCTTGGTCCCATATTGGGCGGATGATCCGAAAATAGGGTATAAAATGATTAATGCTCGAAGTGAAGGAATCGATGAAAAACCATCATTTAAACAACCTTTCAAACAGCGACGATGCCTCATCTTGAGCGATGGCTTCTATGAGTGGAAGAAGAATGGGAAAGAGAAACAACCGTATCGATTTGTCATGAAGGATCACAAGCCATTTGCACTAGCAGGGCTTTATGATGTTTGGAAAAAGGAAGGGCAGTCACCAATTGTCACTTGTACAATTATCACAACCACACCAAACGAAGTGACAGAGGATGTTCACGATCGAATGCCAGTTATTTTAAAAAAAGAGGACTACGACACCTGGTTAGACCCGAATAACCAAGATACCACAATGTTAAAATCGTTGTTAAGACCTTATCCAGCCCACGAAATGGTGAAGTATGAGATTTCTCCATTAGTAAATAGTCCGAAAAATGAAGTTCCAGAAATTCTTCAACCGATGAATAGCCAGTAA
- a CDS encoding PAS domain S-box protein, whose product MSDLSNVNYSQIVEYSLDPIIIHTNLKIIYINQAAAAFFRTTIEEAIGLNPLDIFQEFSKAAIEKRIQSAYEQPMPVIEETVFRMDGTTVDIDLYCHPAPIGNQRAIQSLVWDITERKENENQQKEMQKQINELSLTLVPFTNEISVLPLVGSINEERARQLLDTIPMKVQKQKVECLIFDFSGIFSLDNLVADTLFNIVHVMSLLGVRSVITGLRPQLAKLSVDQGLNLSSTHSFATVKDAIGYFQGR is encoded by the coding sequence ATGAGTGATCTATCAAATGTCAATTACAGCCAGATTGTTGAATATTCGCTTGACCCCATTATTATTCATACCAATTTAAAGATCATTTACATCAACCAAGCAGCTGCAGCTTTTTTTAGAACCACCATAGAAGAGGCGATTGGCCTTAACCCGCTTGATATTTTTCAAGAATTCTCCAAGGCTGCCATTGAAAAAAGAATCCAATCTGCTTACGAGCAACCAATGCCAGTCATTGAAGAAACTGTTTTCCGAATGGACGGGACCACGGTAGATATTGACTTGTATTGTCATCCTGCTCCGATTGGGAATCAAAGGGCTATTCAATCCCTCGTATGGGACATTACAGAACGAAAAGAAAACGAAAACCAACAAAAGGAAATGCAAAAACAAATTAATGAGTTATCATTAACTCTAGTGCCTTTTACGAATGAGATATCTGTCCTCCCACTTGTAGGATCAATCAATGAGGAACGAGCGAGGCAGCTTCTTGATACGATACCGATGAAAGTGCAAAAACAAAAGGTAGAATGCCTCATTTTCGATTTCTCTGGGATCTTTAGTCTAGATAACTTAGTTGCTGATACTCTTTTTAATATCGTTCATGTTATGTCACTTTTAGGTGTACGTTCTGTTATTACTGGACTAAGGCCACAATTGGCTAAGCTCTCGGTCGATCAAGGACTAAACTTATCGTCCACTCACTCGTTTGCCACTGTTAAGGATGCGATTGGATATTTTCAAGGAAGATAA
- a CDS encoding GNAT family N-acetyltransferase, which translates to MGISDLHIRVATTNDSDQVHNLLNTLAQWMKDTKINQWSFLLEGEDDELKEWISNGLTYIVEKDEAFIATFTLLPEAGEWDQHIWGDDLPANTSYLHRLAISPAFMRKGIGQKVIEWLSTREIDRVRLDCVAENEKLNRFYENNGFELKGITDDHCKYEKIMNRGESI; encoded by the coding sequence ATGGGAATTTCAGATTTACATATTAGAGTTGCCACCACTAATGACAGTGATCAAGTTCATAACTTACTAAATACACTTGCACAATGGATGAAGGATACAAAAATCAACCAATGGAGTTTTTTATTAGAGGGAGAAGATGACGAGCTAAAAGAGTGGATCTCCAACGGACTGACCTATATAGTCGAAAAAGATGAAGCATTTATAGCTACATTCACTCTTTTACCGGAGGCAGGGGAATGGGACCAACATATTTGGGGAGATGATCTTCCAGCAAATACCTCCTATTTGCATAGACTCGCCATTTCTCCAGCCTTTATGAGGAAGGGAATAGGTCAAAAAGTGATTGAGTGGCTTTCTACGAGAGAGATAGACAGAGTAAGATTGGATTGTGTTGCAGAAAATGAAAAATTGAACCGATTTTACGAAAATAATGGGTTTGAGTTGAAAGGAATAACCGATGATCATTGCAAATATGAAAAAATCATGAATAGGGGAGAGTCTATTTAG